The following is a genomic window from Victivallis lenta.
TCCCTGCCGGTCGATGTCGGCAATGAGCTGTTTGAGGTTCTCCTTCATGCTCCGGACCGCGAGCTGGGTGTTGACCCGTTTCGTCGTTCCCTTGCAGTAGAAGCATTCCCGCTTGCCGGTGCCTTTGCAGGCCGCGCACTGGCCGGAACCGTCGCAGCGCGTGCAGGGCTGATCGACCGATTCGAACTTCTTGCCGACGAGCTTCGTGGCTTTCATGACTCCGGTACCGTTGCAGGACGGGCATTTGCCGGGATTGCGGACGCAGCTCTGGCACGGGACCGTACCCTGCCTGCCGCACTCTTCGCACGGCTCTTCGGTGCCGGCCCGGACCTTCTCCTTGTCGGCCGCCAGGGCAAGCGTGGAATCCGCGAGATCCTGCGCCTTCAGGGCGATCGCGGCGGCATAGACCGCGGCGATCCGGGTTTCCTCGGAACCGGCGAGCCCGACCGGGAGTCTGAAGTCGGCCACGGCGCCGATGTCGGCAGGCACGAGAGCCGGAGCATTCACGATCCGGGCGGCGACGGCTTTGAGCTCATTGAGCTGATCCTGATCCTTCTGCATGCGCCGGAGCGTTTCGGCCCATGCGTCGGCAAGTTTCTTCTGGTTTTCTTCGGTCGCATACGGCTTCCAGGCGGTGTTCTCCTTCAGCGCGGCGGTGAAGGCTTCGAGCGTGCGGTAGTCGGTCGCGGCGGTCGCTTCGTCGATGGCGACCTTGATCATCTCGTCGGCGAGCCGTCTGGCGTCGGCGAGGTTCGCGGCCTGCGGATGCTGTTCGATCGCGGCCGCGAGCGCGGTGACGCCGTCCGCGTTGATCGATGCCGCGGCGACGTCCATCTTCCGTTCGAGCTCCATCGTGTCCGGAATTCTCATGCCGATCATGGCGGCGGCCCCGAGCACGGCGAGGACGACAAGGACAATGATAATGGCGGAAAGCGGATTTTTCTTCTTCTCCGCTGGCTGATTCGTCTGCTTGTTCATGATCCGGATTCCTTACTTATTGCTGCCGG
Proteins encoded in this region:
- a CDS encoding zinc finger-like domain-containing protein: MNKQTNQPAEKKKNPLSAIIIVLVVLAVLGAAAMIGMRIPDTMELERKMDVAAASINADGVTALAAAIEQHPQAANLADARRLADEMIKVAIDEATAATDYRTLEAFTAALKENTAWKPYATEENQKKLADAWAETLRRMQKDQDQLNELKAVAARIVNAPALVPADIGAVADFRLPVGLAGSEETRIAAVYAAAIALKAQDLADSTLALAADKEKVRAGTEEPCEECGRQGTVPCQSCVRNPGKCPSCNGTGVMKATKLVGKKFESVDQPCTRCDGSGQCAACKGTGKRECFYCKGTTKRVNTQLAVRSMKENLKQLIADIDRQGAELERLKAAAAR